The window ctttgcctttctcctaatcctatctcactgCAGGacatgagtaaatatattccagtgaatgcaatggtaattagccaacaccaATCCTACTGCACTAATAggtgcattggctgagaaatctcaaattagctaaccaaaaatcactccagatacatccttgataaactgcattagagcagagggaaatcagtgcagagccatggtttgtcaggatttgctgcatcctgatgagccctgtggtgcatttggagctgagcccttgaacctcagggcctgagaggagattgcacaaacctttccaggagtcaaagtcagaagaaaacccaaaagtgtctcaaagcatgaatgggtcccactgaggtccatccccaacacaggctccacatggactccttggaggagagaattggaggccaggattgaccaaaaacatctcagagactcagagtggaaaggaaattccaaactaccttaaaatttttgagaagctcaaagcattactgagcaccactgagtgtcagtacagagctctcaagggactcattaaagcagataattggggccatgattgcacaaatctctcacagagtctgtatcaaaagggcaacaccaagtaccttcaaataactgaagtaccttgaagcattaatgagcccactgAATGTTGTTACTGATAAcggctctccagggactcattaagcAGATAATTGGAACCTGTAAATGCACAATCTTTCTcatagagtctgtatcaaaagggaaagaggaagtaGCTTAAGAAACttaagtaccctgaagtattaatgagtccCAATCAATGCTGCAACCAGCAGAGaatctccagggactaattacagcagataattggaggccatgattgcacaaacctctcagagactgcaaggcaaaagccaaaccccaagtccattgaaaaacctgcagtccctgcagggagcatgaaggagcccccagggccattgctgagcaaggctccccagggactccttgcagcagatccttgaggccactgggatgtgggctagggggggatgctgagggcagcacaaggggctgacagtgcccagcctggctggggctgggccaggaggctccagggcctcaggacaaggtgtctcctcccagcccttactggcacagaccctgctgtggcccagggcaccaagacttggcttctctttgtccccacctgtcatcactgcctgcagttctctgctctgcctggggcctggggacactttctcactCGTGTCCCTCaatgggacccattaaaagtccaagaaactttggagttggattctgccttggagttctgcagaggtttcttcagctccctctcagggactgatgtccaggccctgagcacaaagccccagaggctgattaaagtccttgtgctgtgtctgtgctgctgagctgggctggactcctggcacagaggcagctcctgctcaccaagaagagcttcaaaagcacatttctctggatgagcagctcttgtgccagcccagcagggctggggcactgcctgcagccagcccgggcacagcacagaggcacagagagcttcaatcagtcagggctgggaaggggctgagaagtgcctggggcacaatcactgccagcccttggcacaggaacctctggctgcaggacagtgcagctgcagctcctggagccatctcctcaagctggaacatgccaatgcctgcagagcctgtgagtgcattctctgcttgtgtcttgtgcagagcagccaggggtgcccagggctgtcctgcagagcagggtcctgcagcccagggtgctgtgctggggcagggactctgctgcctgccagggacagctctcagccagccctggcagctgctcccagcactgggggacaagatctgggtggcaggagacagctggtgaggcttggaagtgttctccttgtgtggggaggatgctccattgttcaggactgatccgagcatggcatttaactgcagaacatttccaagtagatgatagagggagcacagcaaggcagggttTGCATataagggaaaatcctgcttttttaatctactgctctgggttgcctGGATATGAAACTGCCCATAGATATTCATATCTCAGTTAAGgctgggaaaaataaatttaaaaattctcttagATCTGAATAAACTTTGCAGTTACAGAGATCAACAGAGGGCCCCTGAGCGAAAGCTTCAGTGTCgctttttcagcctcctcagggttgctctgacattgccatcagagcctgcagagccagagctgcccctgggcagtgcctgagctgggagggctctgcagggcagagctgagcccccagggctggcctgggctctggcagcactggcagggcccagccctgggcacaaggaagcagctgctggcagggacagctccaggcagcagagccctgggcaggcagtggggggaaagtgcccccaggctgtgctgggatatttcaagtcctctccaaacccaactattccatgattacttttcttacagatccccatgccaaggcatcacagcaaatgtccaacagcagctccatcaggcacttcctgctgctggcattggcagacacgcggcagctgcagctcctgcacttctgcctcttgctgggcatctccctggctgccctcctgggcaacggcctcatcatcagcgccgtagcctgcggccaccacctgcacacgcccatgttcttcttcctgctcaacctggccctcgctgacctgggctccatctgcaccactgtccccaaagccatgcacaattccctctgggacaccagcaacatctcctacactggatgtgctgcacagctctttttctttgtgttcttcatctcagcagagctttccctcctgaccatcatgtgctacgaccgctacgtgtccatctgcaaacccctgcactacgggaccctcctgggcagcagagcttgtgcccacatggcagcagctgcctgggccagtgcctttctctattcactgctgcacacagccaatacattttccctgcccctgtgccatggcaatgccctgggccagttcttctgtgaaatcccacagatcctcaagctctcctgctccaaatcctatctCAGGGAACTGGGGCTTCTTGCTTTTAGTGGCTGTTTGgtatttggctgttttgtgttcattgttttctcctgtgTGCAAATCTTCAGCGCTGTGCTGaagatcccctctgagcagggacggcacaaagccttttccacctgccttcCTCACCTGGCTGTCATCTCCCTGTTCCTCACCACTGGCACATTTGCTCATCTGAAGCCCCCTtccctgtcctccccatccctggatctggccctgtcagttctgtactcggtggtgcctccaacCCTGAActccctcatctacagcctgaggaaccaggagctcaaggctgctgtgaagagactgatgactggatgctttcggAAACAGTAAACTGCTGGCCAGTTTCTGcaaattactttaaataaaagtcatctttgacacttcttgttggtttcattttcatggtcctttgtctttcttttacttttttcatattgtccacaaagaaatggcattgtttgtgccatttctcattttgtttctctccactttCCCTGTGGCCCCACACTGTttcaatgaggggctgcactcttgATGGGtttaaatgaactaaaggacctcccagcagagttttctgcagagatgcccttttgttgccttctctggagctgcagcagcaatgtctgtgtgcagagctggggcagatcagtgctggcccagcagctgtgcccagcagcagcagcagcagcagcacttggtgttgccagtgctgctgccgtggccctgccccgctgccctggtggccctggtgttgctgcagggcctgagtgctctcggggccgggcacagccctgggggtggcagtgccggggctgcagcagggacaggccatgggcactgctggggcagcgctgacgcctcaggccaggccctgggggctccaggctccttgcccaggctctctcaagaacacggccaggccaatgctcagcacagaaacccccgtgagcagccccaggctggccgtgggcaggctgggggcaaacagcatggctggggctctgcaagggccctgggccagacgggaaggagcagcagagcaggggctgatccatgcccagtgcgctgcacagcccagggcagcgtcccagagtgtcctcatgcagctgccaacaacatcccccctctgcagccctggcctctcccccagctcacacaggtgccccatccttgcaggcacagacacggcagcactgcctcagcagcccctgtttgcattgcacacagcagggccagcacccccatgctgttgctgtggggacatgaacctgagggagcacaaatgccatcagcccctggggccagccagggctgggggacaccagggaaaccactcagctttgtcctggcctctgcactcagccagaaagtttgttcccatcagctgggagtttcctgtgccactgcagacgctgttgctcagagccagggctgcctggcagccacccccaaactgccctgagaaTTTCtttggcttcacctttgctttctttactcctcctgctacaaatttcttcctcttgcccaccccagggggcccagaactggacacagcactggaggtgctgcccaagcagtgcccCCGAGCAGAGtagaagaatccctgccctgttcctgctggccacaccgttcctgatccaggccaggagccattggccttcttggccacctgggcacactgctgcctcatgtccagcctgctgtccatcagtccctgcaggtccctttctgcctggctgttctccagccactctgtccccagcctgcagcactggggccaAATATCAGGGCCTGGCACTAggatttgttaaacctcaccttgttggattcatcccctggatccagcctgtccagggccctgtgtagagccctcctaccctccagcaggtCAACACTCACATCCAGcatggtgtcatctgcaaagatGTCCTTGATTCCAaggggcccctcagtgtcacaatgccctcttggttacaccaggccctgcactgtcacactggtctccttggttccatgaggcctcaaaCTGTgacaatggactccttggttccatggggcaccagggtgtcacaatggccccatggtcacatgaggtcccacactgtcaccatggtctctggggttccacaagtcccctcagtgtcacaatggactccttgtttccacaaggccacacagtgtcacagcattattccagatcccttgaggccccatcgtgtcacagtggccccttggtttcacaggatcctgcagtgtcacaatgtccccttggttccatgaggccccgcagtgtcagaacggccccttggttccactgggccctgcagtctcccaatggtccccttggttttgcagtgtcaagATGGTGAAACCCTTGgttacacgaggccctgcagtgtcacaatggcctctgtggttccacgaggACCCAGAGTGTCACAGGGCACTCCCTGAttccatttggccccacagcaccacagtggacccctggttctgtggggctgcacggtgtcaccatggtcctcttagttccacaaggccctgcaatgtcacaatggccccagagtgtcccaatcatcagagaatgacagaatcaaataggctggaaaagacctttgggatcatcaagtccaaccaatgccctgatactgccttgtcacccagaccatgccactgagtgccactggagagggacagtgactctgccacctcccccctggccagcccattccagttcccactcaccctttctgtgaagaactccttcctattgtccagcctcagcctcccctggtgcagcttaaggctgggtcttcttgtcctgccctccagcagatccacactcacacccagcttggtgccatctgcaatttgtgaatgctggactcgatcccctcacccagaccatcagtgaagatattaaacaggactgggcccagcacagatccctggggacagcaccagtgcctggacaccagctgggtgcagcaccatccccaccactctctgggcccagcctgcagccagctcttaaatctcccagccaggagggaacctgcccaagccgtgggctgcagcttttccagggaatgctgtcagagacagagtcaaaggctctgctggagtccaggcacacaacatccacagcctttcccacatccacaggtgggtcacctgggcataaaaggagaccaggttggtcaggcaggacctgccacccctaaatccacgctggctggctctgatccctgggccatcctgtgggtgccctgtgatggcactcaaggtgatctgttccataaccttgccgggcacccaggtcaggctgacaggcctggagttccccagctcctccttccagcccttcctggggatgggctcacactggcacctccagtgctctgggccctccctgctgagccaggactgatggtaaatgatggagagcagcttggggagctcatccacagctccctcatccccctgggatggatcccatctgatcccatagacctgtgagcatctgagtggctcagcaggtcagcaaCTGCTTcttcctggattccagggggctgttctgctccctgtgcccatccaccagctcaggagaacacttgtcctgaggacagcctgtcctaatattgaaaattgagacaaacaaggttttaagtagctcagccttttccttatctttagttATTGTATTCCCCACTTTATCCAAtaaagagtagaggttctccttctccctccttttgctatatttttttttataaaaacatttttatttttttacagaagctgATAGGTTAAGTTCTGCTTGAGTTTTCAGCTctcaaattttctttctgcataacctaacaacatccttaaacacttccttaGTTGTCAgtccattttccccttttcccacaaAAAGCTCCATGTGGAGCCAGGACAGtccttttcctcaccagctcatcttttgccacactgggacaggctgctccttcccccttaagattCCTTTCTTGAAATTTGtccatccttcccagccctctttgtttttaagggctgtttcccttaaaaaatcagtacctgattTGGTACTTCCCAGATCTgcatcctaaacaggccaaagtctgcccttcctaattccagtgt of the Agelaius phoeniceus isolate bAgePho1 chromosome W unlocalized genomic scaffold, bAgePho1.hap1 SUPER_W_unloc_2, whole genome shotgun sequence genome contains:
- the LOC143692727 gene encoding olfactory receptor 14J1-like — encoded protein: MSNSSSIRHFLLLALADTRQLQLLHFCLLLGISLAALLGNGLIISAVACGHHLHTPMFFFLLNLALADLGSICTTVPKAMHNSLWDTSNISYTGCAAQLFFFVFFISAELSLLTIMCYDRYVSICKPLHYGTLLGSRACAHMAAAAWASAFLYSLLHTANTFSLPLCHGNALGQFFCEIPQILKLSCSKSYLRELGLLAFSGCLVFGCFVFIVFSCVQIFSAVLKIPSEQGRHKAFSTCLPHLAVISLFLTTGTFAHLKPPSLSSPSLDLALSVLYSVVPPTLNSLIYSLRNQELKAAVKRLMTGCFRKQ